The following coding sequences are from one Paenibacillus stellifer window:
- a CDS encoding TniQ family protein, producing the protein MNAIWRKEWVNEFESPWSLFEKLSLANVVNRDDILKILGSKDVKAIKGYMIGNIRREFFDLSGFDEELLTEVFNYKFVEKVKSSIEKIISPLDYFGHSNSSSWFFPQLRWCNECLSVGHHSWLHQFRLIEKCPYHNCPLFESCPQCKTIFPFLLSNERMQEAFTCKCGYKLVDFSNELWNNWNTQIRINDISVINWLSKSRSEESRYLFLPDQCNINLVTESSPKIATEHFSYDKNLIKLDDLSYHSHFNKELYSRNINIFHTVDRYIRKTLLKSHKHCIHQFWNLLKNEDEEFPTICPYAYAYVNWRKTLLKLEYFHRKNTRGDDISRTKKSGFELATDFITNEIKTLFEEFITQSEKKRGINKDALFWVHDQWTLRFGIKLFYAWLNCAENVLKREKRVNWNDVQQIVSSVQTKLAFKYTTNHFQKIRENTHIRVIC; encoded by the coding sequence ATGAATGCTATTTGGAGAAAAGAGTGGGTAAATGAATTTGAATCTCCGTGGTCATTATTTGAAAAACTCTCTCTAGCTAATGTAGTAAACCGAGATGATATATTAAAGATTCTCGGCAGTAAAGATGTAAAAGCGATAAAGGGTTATATGATTGGCAACATTCGGAGAGAGTTTTTTGATTTAAGCGGGTTTGATGAGGAATTGTTAACAGAAGTATTTAATTACAAGTTTGTTGAAAAAGTTAAATCTTCAATAGAGAAGATAATATCTCCATTGGATTATTTTGGACATTCTAATTCGTCGTCATGGTTTTTTCCCCAACTAAGATGGTGTAACGAGTGCCTGAGTGTTGGACACCACAGTTGGCTTCATCAATTTCGATTAATAGAAAAATGCCCATATCATAATTGTCCATTGTTTGAGTCCTGCCCTCAATGTAAAACTATATTTCCATTTCTTTTATCAAATGAACGAATGCAGGAAGCATTTACATGTAAGTGTGGTTACAAATTGGTTGATTTTTCTAATGAATTATGGAACAACTGGAATACTCAAATAAGGATCAATGACATATCAGTAATCAATTGGTTGTCAAAAAGCAGAAGTGAGGAGAGTCGATATTTATTTTTACCTGATCAATGTAACATCAATTTAGTAACTGAATCCTCTCCTAAAATAGCAACAGAACATTTTTCTTATGATAAAAACTTGATAAAACTAGATGATTTAAGCTACCACTCACATTTCAACAAAGAACTATATTCACGTAACATAAACATTTTTCATACTGTTGATCGTTACATAAGAAAGACGCTTTTGAAAAGTCACAAACATTGTATACATCAATTTTGGAATCTATTAAAAAACGAAGATGAGGAATTTCCCACAATATGCCCATATGCATACGCCTACGTTAACTGGAGAAAGACACTTCTAAAACTAGAATATTTCCACCGTAAAAACACAAGGGGCGATGATATTTCTAGAACTAAGAAGAGTGGATTTGAACTGGCCACAGATTTTATTACTAATGAGATCAAAACATTATTTGAGGAATTCATCACACAAAGTGAGAAAAAGCGAGGGATAAATAAAGATGCATTGTTTTGGGTTCACGATCAATGGACGTTGCGATTTGGAATTAAATTATTTTATGCCTGGCTGAACTGTGCCGAAAACGTTTTGAAGCGCGAAAAGAGAGTAAATTGGAACGATGTTCAACAAATAGTTTCATCAGTGCAAACAAAACTTGCATTTAAATATACAACAAACCATTTTCAAAAAATCAGAGAGAACACTCACATTAGAGTTATATGTTAG